The Mucilaginibacter gracilis genomic interval TAGGGTGATCTACATGCCGATCATTGCCGGTAAATACGAACCCAAAACCGCCGAAAGTCCGACAGCCTTTTACCAGCGCTTCGCCGCTTTAATTAAATAACATGCTGATCGCCCTTTTTATCGCTTACCTGATCCCGCGGAAAAGGCAGGCAATTTTAAAAGCAGCCTAAATGGAATATCCATGAAATCTAAAATATATTTGCCGCTCTTTGCATTGATCTGCGTATTGCTATTTGGTTCGTGGAGCAGGATTACCGATACCTATTGCCATACGATACATCGTGCCCTTATTGACGGAGAGCAAGTCGAATACAATGCCACAGCCGGTTCTATTCGCATTGATGATTCGGAGGACCGAACTGCTGCAGATATCTTTTACGTTGCTTACCAAAAAAACGACTTACTATCATCTCAGAGGCCAATAACTTTTGTTTTTAACGGAGGACCGGGGTCAGCATCGGTATGGCTCCACATGGGATCATTCGCCCCGGTTCGGGTCAAATTCAAAAACAGAAAGGGCGACGCGCCATCATCAGGTTTCCAGTACGAGAATAACCCGTATTCCTGGTTGGGCTTTACCGACCTGGTTTTTATAGATCCGGTTGCTACAGGTTACAGCAGGGCAGCTGAGGGATCGGACCCCACACAATTTTACGGATACGATCAGGATATTCATGCTATCGCTGAATTTATCACACGTTACCTGGATCAAAATCAACGCGGGAACAGCCCGCTATTTATCGCTGGTGAGAGTTACGGTGCCGCGAGGGCCGTAGGACTGACGGATTACCTGCAAACACGCTTACAGGTTAAGGTAAGCGGTATCACCCTGATATCGCCCGCGTTAAACTACGAATTGCTTAACTTCAATCCCGGCAACGATCGCCCTTACATCGCTTATTTACCAACTTATACACTTACGGCGCAGTATCACCACATGCTTAATCCTGTGTTGGAAAAATCGAGCCCGGGAGCTTTGTACGACAAGGCTGCGTATTTCGCTAAACACGCCTTCACGCATTACCTCAATCAACATGCGACAGCAATGCCGGCCCTCCTCGTGGACTCACTCCATTATTATACTGGCTTATCAAGAAAATTGATCATTCAAACCAAAGGTAGAATTACCGATAACCTCTTCATAAGTAATGTATTAAGTAAAAATAAATTAGTTACAGGATGTTTTGACAGCCGGTTTACAGGCAAAGCACTAAAAGATCATTACGTAGATCCCAGCGAAACCAATATCAGAAGGCTGTTTCTAAGTACTTTCAATAAGTATATCCATGACGACCTGAGCTATAAAACGGACAAACAATATCAGGCAACGATCAACCCACCGTGGAACTATGGCAGCGGTATGGTAAATGGATTTCTTAACGTTTCCCGCATACTGGAAAAGGTAATTGTTAATGACCCATCCCTGCGCGTCAATATTATTTGCGGTTATTACGATCTGTCGACACCGATGGCAGCAACAAAGGAAGTGATCGTTCGGCTAGGTTTGAACCCGGCTTTGCGGCGCAATATTGCTGTGAACGAATACCAGTCCGGACATATGGTTTACATCGGCGATGGTGATGCCAAATTTAAAACAGACGCGGCA includes:
- a CDS encoding S10 family peptidase gives rise to the protein MKSKIYLPLFALICVLLFGSWSRITDTYCHTIHRALIDGEQVEYNATAGSIRIDDSEDRTAADIFYVAYQKNDLLSSQRPITFVFNGGPGSASVWLHMGSFAPVRVKFKNRKGDAPSSGFQYENNPYSWLGFTDLVFIDPVATGYSRAAEGSDPTQFYGYDQDIHAIAEFITRYLDQNQRGNSPLFIAGESYGAARAVGLTDYLQTRLQVKVSGITLISPALNYELLNFNPGNDRPYIAYLPTYTLTAQYHHMLNPVLEKSSPGALYDKAAYFAKHAFTHYLNQHATAMPALLVDSLHYYTGLSRKLIIQTKGRITDNLFISNVLSKNKLVTGCFDSRFTGKALKDHYVDPSETNIRRLFLSTFNKYIHDDLSYKTDKQYQATINPPWNYGSGMVNGFLNVSRILEKVIVNDPSLRVNIICGYYDLSTPMAATKEVIVRLGLNPALRRNIAVNEYQSGHMVYIGDGDAKFKTDAARFYKNALTVNSPPVFASAN